One window of Atribacter laminatus genomic DNA carries:
- a CDS encoding cob(I)yrinic acid a,c-diamide adenosyltransferase yields the protein MMSAGRGYVQVYYGDGKGKTTAAIGLAVRATGQGLKVLFLQFFKKNITGELISLQYLPGITVYQFGSGKFIFNRHWQEEDHREFLMGWEMAKKTLKGENYDLLIMDEFLYAFTYQMLSWDDFFPELDTRNPKLEVVLTGRKAIPQLIEYADLITNMTLIKHPYQQGIPARKGIEY from the coding sequence ATGATGTCGGCCGGTAGAGGATACGTTCAAGTCTATTATGGGGATGGAAAGGGAAAAACCACTGCTGCCATTGGTTTAGCGGTAAGAGCTACCGGTCAGGGATTAAAAGTTCTTTTTCTCCAATTTTTTAAAAAGAATATAACCGGTGAGCTCATTTCGCTTCAATACCTACCAGGAATAACAGTGTATCAATTTGGATCGGGTAAATTTATTTTTAATAGGCATTGGCAAGAAGAGGATCATCGAGAATTCTTGATGGGCTGGGAAATGGCCAAAAAAACTTTAAAAGGCGAGAACTACGATTTATTGATAATGGATGAGTTTCTTTATGCTTTTACCTACCAGATGCTCAGTTGGGATGATTTTTTTCCAGAATTGGACACTCGAAATCCCAAGCTGGAGGTGGTATTAACTGGGAGGAAGGCTATACCCCAACTCATCGAATATGCTGACTTGATTACTAATATGACTCTTATAAAGCATCCCTATCAACAAGGGATACCAGCTCGAAAGGGGATTGAATATTAA
- the aroA gene encoding 3-phosphoshikimate 1-carboxyvinyltransferase, protein MGKVRMLPASKKLKGKIFCPPDKSLSHRAAMIGALSVGETVVQNFSFCHDTWSTLHCLELLGVKVQALPNQGLVKISSSGKEDLSEPTDILDVDNSGTTLRLIAGITAGVQGLSILTGDQSIRRRPMKRIIDPLRKIGVIIGGRDRDQYAPLYVIGKKPLHAFHHTLEIPSAQVKSCLLFTALWGDGPSFIKEPIVSRNHTENMLKAVGSDIRKQKEVIEVYPGKELKARSFNLPGDVSSAAFLIAAALLVSGSYIIIQNLGLNPTRTGMLDCLQRMGAKIKTFDAREEWGERQGHIAVEHSILNHFEIDREEIPSLIDEIPILSVLATQAHGRSIIRGAGELRVKESDRLHAISENLISLGALVDETKDGLVISGPVRLKGGKVKSYGDHRIAMSMVIAGLIADAPVEVEDIECISISYPNFFQDLQKIGYGNFQIFPDNSLMSPHEQEEV, encoded by the coding sequence ATGGGTAAGGTTCGTATGCTTCCAGCTTCAAAAAAATTGAAAGGAAAAATCTTTTGTCCTCCAGATAAATCGTTGAGTCACCGAGCAGCGATGATTGGGGCCTTATCCGTTGGGGAGACCGTCGTTCAAAATTTTTCTTTTTGTCACGATACCTGGTCAACCTTACATTGCTTGGAGCTTTTAGGAGTGAAAGTACAAGCCCTTCCCAATCAGGGATTAGTGAAGATAAGCAGTTCTGGAAAAGAAGATTTGTCTGAGCCAACCGATATCCTTGATGTGGATAATTCAGGAACAACCTTGCGGTTGATTGCCGGTATTACCGCTGGAGTTCAAGGATTATCAATATTAACTGGTGATCAGAGTATACGCAGGCGTCCCATGAAACGCATTATTGACCCCTTAAGAAAAATTGGTGTGATTATCGGAGGTCGGGATCGAGACCAATATGCGCCTCTCTATGTCATTGGCAAAAAACCATTACACGCTTTTCATCATACTCTCGAAATTCCCAGTGCCCAAGTCAAGTCTTGTTTACTTTTTACCGCCTTATGGGGAGACGGTCCTTCCTTCATAAAAGAGCCGATTGTTTCGCGAAATCATACTGAAAATATGCTTAAGGCGGTTGGAAGCGATATCCGAAAGCAGAAAGAAGTGATTGAAGTTTACCCAGGAAAAGAATTGAAAGCTCGGTCTTTTAATCTCCCTGGAGATGTATCCTCAGCAGCCTTTTTAATAGCTGCCGCCCTCTTGGTATCAGGATCTTATATTATCATTCAAAACCTGGGTTTGAACCCGACCCGAACAGGAATGTTGGATTGTTTGCAAAGAATGGGAGCCAAAATCAAAACCTTTGATGCAAGGGAAGAGTGGGGAGAGCGACAAGGCCATATTGCCGTAGAACACTCAATATTAAATCATTTTGAGATTGATCGGGAAGAGATTCCATCGCTCATCGACGAGATACCCATATTATCGGTCCTTGCGACCCAGGCTCATGGACGGTCAATAATCAGAGGAGCCGGTGAATTGCGGGTAAAGGAGAGCGACCGTTTGCATGCCATCAGTGAAAATTTAATCAGTTTAGGAGCACTGGTTGATGAAACCAAAGACGGTTTGGTTATTTCCGGTCCAGTCCGATTGAAAGGTGGCAAGGTAAAAAGTTATGGTGATCACCGGATAGCTATGAGCATGGTGATAGCTGGATTGATTGCTGACGCTCCAGTAGAAGTTGAAGATATCGAATGTATATCAATCAGTTACCCGAATTTCTTTCAAGACCTTCAAAAAATTGGATACGGGAACTTTCAGATTTTTCCCGACAATTCGCTTATGAGCCCTCATGAACAGGAGGAAGTATGA
- a CDS encoding pseudouridine synthase, which translates to MRLNKYLAQAGIGSRRACDRFIQEGRVTVNDEIRIQPAYQVEPADVVAFDGSPVQSGTRLIYLQLYKPRGTLTTVRDPQGRETVMKYVADIKERIFPIGRLDCDSEGLLLFTNDGRITNILTHPRYEVLKTYRVYASGSLNCQEMRVLTDGLLKNGRWYQAHSVKLIEHQKGFTIAEVVLNEGKKHEVRILFEGIGHPVLRLIRTKMGPITLDENLLPGEWRYLLKDEIELLFERGGVGNDVGR; encoded by the coding sequence ATGAGATTGAATAAATATTTAGCTCAGGCTGGAATTGGTTCTCGACGAGCCTGTGATCGTTTTATACAAGAGGGAAGGGTAACCGTCAACGACGAAATCCGAATCCAACCAGCCTATCAAGTCGAACCAGCTGATGTAGTCGCTTTTGATGGATCCCCAGTGCAGTCGGGAACTCGTCTGATCTATCTCCAGCTATACAAACCTCGAGGAACGTTGACAACAGTCCGAGATCCCCAGGGAAGGGAAACGGTTATGAAATATGTTGCTGATATCAAGGAAAGAATATTTCCGATTGGTCGTTTGGATTGTGATAGCGAGGGATTGCTTCTTTTTACCAATGATGGGCGAATCACTAATATTTTAACCCACCCCCGCTATGAAGTATTGAAAACCTATCGAGTTTACGCTTCAGGCTCCTTAAACTGCCAGGAGATGAGAGTGCTTACCGATGGACTATTGAAGAACGGGAGATGGTATCAAGCTCATTCGGTGAAGCTCATTGAACATCAGAAAGGATTTACCATTGCTGAAGTGGTTTTAAATGAAGGGAAAAAGCATGAAGTTCGTATCCTTTTTGAAGGTATTGGCCATCCGGTATTACGCTTAATACGAACCAAAATGGGGCCGATAACCCTGGATGAGAATTTGTTGCCCGGTGAGTGGCGGTATCTTTTGAAAGATGAAATTGAACTTCTTTTTGAAAGAGGTGGTGTTGGGAATGATGTCGGCCGGTAG
- the aroH gene encoding chorismate mutase translates to MDYQTNPMRGIRGAITVERDNANEIAAATLLLFETMMEKNQLVPDDVTAVFITVTHDLKSAFPARSIRKIEKYRFLPLMCAQEIPVEGALKRCIRLMMIAFCPSASQDAIRHVYLGETQKLRMDLKGENNG, encoded by the coding sequence ATGGATTATCAGACGAATCCGATGCGAGGGATCAGGGGCGCTATCACTGTTGAAAGGGATAATGCTAATGAGATCGCTGCAGCTACCTTACTTTTGTTTGAAACCATGATGGAAAAAAACCAGCTTGTGCCCGATGACGTTACTGCAGTTTTCATAACCGTCACTCACGATCTAAAATCGGCTTTTCCCGCTCGATCCATTCGAAAAATTGAAAAATACCGTTTTCTTCCCTTAATGTGTGCTCAAGAGATTCCCGTAGAGGGTGCTCTAAAACGTTGTATTCGTTTGATGATGATCGCATTCTGCCCGAGTGCCAGCCAAGATGCCATTCGTCATGTTTATTTGGGGGAGACTCAAAAACTACGGATGGATTTAAAAGGAGAAAATAATGGGTAA
- the scpB gene encoding SMC-Scp complex subunit ScpB: MSDDILLKGLIEAFLFSSPQPVPIEELMRVTQADRERVEKEILNLAEDYRLRQSAIFLRRVAGQWQMAVRPEYGSHLKDYAQITVKKGISRAALEVLAIVSLEQPVTKTQIDIKRGVDSGAAISVLLERGLIIIAGQVDRPGKPFLYQLTEKFYEVFGLEDQEALQRIQQIITSQELTHEIE; the protein is encoded by the coding sequence ATGAGTGATGATATTTTGTTAAAAGGATTAATCGAAGCTTTTCTTTTTTCCTCTCCTCAGCCGGTTCCGATTGAGGAGTTAATGAGAGTGACTCAAGCCGACCGAGAAAGAGTTGAAAAAGAAATTTTGAATTTAGCCGAGGACTACCGGTTACGGCAGAGCGCCATATTTTTACGCCGAGTAGCCGGGCAGTGGCAAATGGCGGTTCGGCCGGAGTATGGAAGCCATTTGAAGGATTATGCTCAGATCACGGTTAAAAAAGGGATATCCCGTGCTGCTTTGGAGGTTCTAGCTATCGTTTCCCTTGAACAGCCGGTTACCAAAACTCAAATCGATATCAAACGAGGAGTAGATTCCGGAGCTGCAATCAGTGTTCTATTAGAAAGGGGTTTAATCATTATTGCTGGTCAGGTTGACCGACCAGGAAAACCTTTTCTTTACCAGCTTACTGAGAAATTTTATGAGGTATTTGGTTTAGAAGACCAGGAAGCCCTGCAGCGTATTCAACAAATAATTACCAGTCAGGAATTGACCCATGAGATTGAATAA